One window from the genome of Cucumis melo cultivar AY chromosome 10, USDA_Cmelo_AY_1.0, whole genome shotgun sequence encodes:
- the LOC103489245 gene encoding uncharacterized protein At1g26090, chloroplastic isoform X3 — protein MLLEPLKRLKQADSRLNMTQGVLEGVVGEELAVLPGMDSIFSILQLERFVGFSGIMGRKDQKDKYDIVIYDGVCTEETIRMIGATSKIRFETLSLSLSLFLSIVPPTPAQICKRKKIICITKRTLDRLYLKYLRSIAEKTDLGRLATPSILRLVDEAMSISRPGSHLGGRTSTDIWETLEHVLEKGSSAFAEPRKFSCYIVMDPTSPASVQSALRYWGCTIQAGAQICGALAFTSSHFNAEASASLKEKFSPLSLAFIPQFSIGSSVDWNTVLGDASSKGPRDLLFSSKSLTSSLIPPVKFDPGNKSVTLLMPGFGKSEIKLYQYRGGSELLVEAGDQRRVISLPKEIQGKVGGAKFMDRSLVITMR, from the exons ATGCTACTTGAACCTCTCAAACGGCTAAAGCAAGCTGATTCTCGTCTTAATATGACACAAGGAGTTCTTGAAGGG GTTGTTGGAGAAGAGCTTGCGGTACTTCCAGGAATGGATTCTATCTTTTCGATACTTCAACTAGAGAGATTCGTTGGGTTCTCAGGTATTATGGGCCGAAAGGACCAGAAAGATAAATATGACATAGTAATATACGATGGTGTCTGCACCGAAGAAACAATAAGAATGATTGGAGCAACCAGTAAAATAAGGTTTGagactctctctctctctctctctctctttctgtCTATAGTCCCCCCTACCCCTGCACAAATTTGCAAAAGGAAAAAGATAATCTGTATTACTAAAAGAACATTGGATAGGTTGTACTTAAAATATCTAAGGAGCATTGCTGAAAAAACCGATCTAGGGAGGTTGGCTACTCCTTCGATTCTGAGGCTTGTTGATGAAGCCATGAGTATAAGCAGGCCAGGCTCCCATCTGGGTGGTAGAACCAGTACTGATATATGGGAGACACTGGAACACGTGTTAGAG AAAGGGTCTTCTGCATTTGCAGAGCCAAGAAAATTTAGCTGCTATATAGTGATGGATCCAACTAGTCCTGCCTCTGTTCAGTCTGCATTACGGTACTGGGGTTGTACCATTCAAGCTGGTGCACAAATATGTGGTGCACTTGCTTTCACTTCTTCACACTTTAATGCAGAAGCCAGTGCTAGTTTGAAGGAGAAATTTTCGCCCTTATCTTTGGCCTTCATACCACAATTCTCAATTGGTTCCTCAGTAGATTGGAACACAGTTCTGGGTGATGCATCAAGTAAAGGCCCAAGGGACCTTCTTTTTTCGTCAAAAAGCCTCACCAGCAGTCTGATACCACCTGTAAAATTCGATCCTGGAAACAAATCAGTTACACTTCTCATGCCAGGCTTCGGGAAGTCAGAAATCAAGCTTTACCAG TATAGGGGAGGATCTGAGCTGTTGGTGGAAGCTGGGGATCAGAGACGTGTGATTTCATTGCCTAAAGAAATTCAAGGGAAGGTTGGTGGTGCCAAGTTCATGGACAGAAGTCTTGTGATCACAATGCGCTGA
- the LOC103489245 gene encoding uncharacterized protein At1g26090, chloroplastic isoform X1, whose protein sequence is MASSLLFSPSFFGNPIPISIRTRTPPCSTRIIILHASKQTADVSSQNPTRLLTFLGKGGSGKTTSAVFAAQHFALSGLRTCLVIQNQDPTPEYLLDCKIGNSPVECSHNLSAVRLETTQMLLEPLKRLKQADSRLNMTQGVLEGVVGEELAVLPGMDSIFSILQLERFVGFSGIMGRKDQKDKYDIVIYDGVCTEETIRMIGATSKIRFETLSLSLSLFLSIVPPTPAQICKRKKIICITKRTLDRLYLKYLRSIAEKTDLGRLATPSILRLVDEAMSISRPGSHLGGRTSTDIWETLEHVLEKGSSAFAEPRKFSCYIVMDPTSPASVQSALRYWGCTIQAGAQICGALAFTSSHFNAEASASLKEKFSPLSLAFIPQFSIGSSVDWNTVLGDASSKGPRDLLFSSKSLTSSLIPPVKFDPGNKSVTLLMPGFGKSEIKLYQYRGGSELLVEAGDQRRVISLPKEIQGKVGGAKFMDRSLVITMR, encoded by the exons ATGGCTTCTTCTCTGCTCTTCTCTCCCTCTTTCTTCGGAAACCCAATTCCCATTTCAATACGTACAAGAACCCCTCCATGTAGCACAAGAATTATTATCCTTCACGCTTCAAAACAGACTGCGGATGTTTCTTCTCAAAACCCAACCCGTCTGCTCACTTTTCTTGGCAAAGGCGGCTCGGGAAAGACCACGTCCGCTGTATTCGCCGCTCAG CACTTTGCTTTGTCTGGACTGCGCACATGCTTGGTGATTCAGAATCAAGACCCTACTCCTGAGTATCTTCTCGATTGCAAAATTGGAAATTCTCCTGTTGAATGCAGTCACAACCTCTCAGCTGTTAGGTTGGAAACAACTCAA ATGCTACTTGAACCTCTCAAACGGCTAAAGCAAGCTGATTCTCGTCTTAATATGACACAAGGAGTTCTTGAAGGG GTTGTTGGAGAAGAGCTTGCGGTACTTCCAGGAATGGATTCTATCTTTTCGATACTTCAACTAGAGAGATTCGTTGGGTTCTCAGGTATTATGGGCCGAAAGGACCAGAAAGATAAATATGACATAGTAATATACGATGGTGTCTGCACCGAAGAAACAATAAGAATGATTGGAGCAACCAGTAAAATAAGGTTTGagactctctctctctctctctctctctttctgtCTATAGTCCCCCCTACCCCTGCACAAATTTGCAAAAGGAAAAAGATAATCTGTATTACTAAAAGAACATTGGATAGGTTGTACTTAAAATATCTAAGGAGCATTGCTGAAAAAACCGATCTAGGGAGGTTGGCTACTCCTTCGATTCTGAGGCTTGTTGATGAAGCCATGAGTATAAGCAGGCCAGGCTCCCATCTGGGTGGTAGAACCAGTACTGATATATGGGAGACACTGGAACACGTGTTAGAG AAAGGGTCTTCTGCATTTGCAGAGCCAAGAAAATTTAGCTGCTATATAGTGATGGATCCAACTAGTCCTGCCTCTGTTCAGTCTGCATTACGGTACTGGGGTTGTACCATTCAAGCTGGTGCACAAATATGTGGTGCACTTGCTTTCACTTCTTCACACTTTAATGCAGAAGCCAGTGCTAGTTTGAAGGAGAAATTTTCGCCCTTATCTTTGGCCTTCATACCACAATTCTCAATTGGTTCCTCAGTAGATTGGAACACAGTTCTGGGTGATGCATCAAGTAAAGGCCCAAGGGACCTTCTTTTTTCGTCAAAAAGCCTCACCAGCAGTCTGATACCACCTGTAAAATTCGATCCTGGAAACAAATCAGTTACACTTCTCATGCCAGGCTTCGGGAAGTCAGAAATCAAGCTTTACCAG TATAGGGGAGGATCTGAGCTGTTGGTGGAAGCTGGGGATCAGAGACGTGTGATTTCATTGCCTAAAGAAATTCAAGGGAAGGTTGGTGGTGCCAAGTTCATGGACAGAAGTCTTGTGATCACAATGCGCTGA
- the LOC103489241 gene encoding probable transmembrane ascorbate ferrireductase 4 encodes MAAALPSLTPLLIFARIFGLLVAVLVFVWAFVFSSSFGHPPPRDDRLFDVLHPLFMVIGLILLSGEAILVHSWLPGSRNLRKSVHLSLQGLALASGISGIWTKFHWDRGFLANFHSLHSWMGLVVITLFGAQWMMGFLSFWHWREVRATRERVLPWHVFLGLYSYALAVVTAETGLLEKLTLLQTKRNVPRKGPEAMVVNSLGLSLVLLTGMVMLIAISPKYPPSLPTIKQQQQPFFSNSKPLSS; translated from the exons ATGGCTGCAGCATTGCCCTCACTGACCCCACTACTCATCTTTGCCAGAATCTTTGGTCTGCTTGTTGCTGTTCTGGTCTTCGTTTGGGCTTTTGTATTCAGTTCCAGCTTCGGTCATCCCCCTCCCCGTGATGACCGTCTCTTCGAT GTTCTGCATCCTTTGTTCATGGTAATTGGTCTCATTCTCCTCAGTGGAGAAG CAATTTTGGTTCATAGTTGGTTGCCTGGTTCGAGAAATTTGAGGAAATCTGTTCATCTGAGTCTTCAAGGGCTAGCTTTGGCTTCTGGGATTTCCGGAATTTGGACCAAGTTTCATTGGGATCGTGGCTTTTTGGCTAATTTCCACAGTttacattcttggatgggtttggTTGTCATCACTTTGTTTGGGGCTCAG TGGATGATGGGGTTCCTGAGCTTCTGGCATTGGAGGGAGGTGAGGGCAACAAGAGAAAGAGTGCTGCCATGGCATGTGTTTCTTGGTTTATACAGTTATGCATTGGCAGTGGTAACAGCAGAAACAGGGCTTCTTGAGAAGTTGACATTGTTGCAAACAAAGAGAAATGTACCTAGGAAGGGTCCTGAAGCCATGGTAGTGAACAGTCTAGGCTTGTCACTGGTTTTGCTTACTGGAATGGTGATGCTTATTGCTATATCTCCTAAATATCCTCCTTCCCTCCCCACCatcaaacaacaacaacaaccatTTTTCTCTAATTCAAAGCCCTTATCTTCTTAA
- the LOC103489242 gene encoding uncharacterized protein LOC103489242: protein MCSSSSFPSTFSSFLTKSPSISRRRTVLFPNSHLFLAHLRPTNSTFRIAASITEPDLELSSWFNSDQPNTGDAYGGWVFLNSPTSDVKTEKRGLSRSVIGVVGTSLVVLFAVIAQISLSRRGFKFQWRIPLRSLEGIFSHTENVGDRGKTVEDSLPNDDLPTESRAESIADSKIDDTITSDSGNKLERVIITIPVDSTQDEALSILKKLKVIEEDINGGELCSRREYARWLVRMYSSLERNPKHHIIPSVSLSGSTVAAFDDISFEDPDFESIQALAEAGVVPSKLSPNYGYDGLGDRERTYFFPERFVSRQALIDWKVQLDYEFVPGMLERISSTKVDFMDLKEISSEASPQLFMDILAGERSILRKVFGRMKRFQPNKPATKAQVAVTLASGRMAEAISAELSRLESESSARKAEIEDIKLELVERGDIQRYWDKKLTEEKKRLLDMEELYLAAVSNLGEEKMVREKIFSEYLKEKASIDCQRQLLLSLKEEVDGMTEKLLSERSVCETEQNELHNMRADLQNQLEGMLDTKSVLEAEKEALRILRTWVEDEARKSQARAKVLEEVGRRWKWDDQP from the exons ATgtgctcttcttcttccttccccTCTACCTTCTCTTCATTCCTTACCAAGTCCCCATCCATTTCCCGACGACGGACTGTTCTTTTCCCCAACTCCCATCTATTCCTCGCCCATCTCAGGCCCACTAACTCTACATTTCGTATTGCTGCTTCTATTACTGAACCAGACCTCGAGCTTTCGTCTTGGTTTAATTCCGACCAACCCAACACCGGCGACGCCTATGGTGGCTGGGTATTTCTCAACTCTCCAACCAGTGATGTAAAAACCGAGAAACGAG GGTTGTCTCGTTCCGTAATTGGGGTGGTTGGGACCTCACTTGTTGTTTTGTTCGCTGTTATTGCTCAAATTTCACTATCTAGAAGAG GGTTTAAGTTTCAGTGGCGTATTCCCTTGAGATCATTAGAAGGGATATTTAGTCATACGGAAAATGTAGGCGATCGAGGCAAAACTGTGGAGGATAGTTTACCCAATGACGATCTACCGACTGAATCTCGTGCTGAGTCAATAGCTGATTCTAAGATTGATGACACTATTACTTCAG ATTCTGGGAATAAGCTTGAACGAGTTATAATCACCATTCCTGTTGATTCTACTCAAGATGAAGCGTTGTCGATTTTGAAGAAACTTAAG GTTATTGAAGAAGATATTAACGGTGGAGAGTTGTGTAGTAGAAGGGAATATGCAAGGTGGCTAGTTCGTATGTATTCGTCATTGGAAAG GAATCCAAAACACCATATTATTCCATCTGTTTCGCTTTCTGGGTCAACAGTTGCTGCTTTTGATGATATAAGTTTTGAAGATCCTGATTTTGAGTCCATTCAAG CTCTAGCAGAAGCTGGTGTCGTACCCAGCAAATTATCACCAAACTATGGATATGATGGCTTGGGAGATCGAGAGCGAACTTATTTTTTTCCTGAGAG GTTTGTATCTCGCCAGGCTTTGATAGACTGGAAAGTCCAGTTAGATTATGAGTTTGTCCCTGGAATGCTAGAACGG ATATCAAGTACAAAGGTGGATTTTATGGACTTGAAGGAAATCAGTTCAGAAGCATCACCACAACTGTTCATGGATATTTTAGCTGGGGAGAGAAGCATTCTCAGAAAAGTTTTTG GTCGAATGAAACGGTTTCAACCAAACAAACCTGCAACAAAAGCACAAGTAGCAGTCACACTGGCAAGTGGCAGGATGGCAGAAGCAATTTCTGCTGAATTATCAAGACTGGAATCCGAGAGTTCTGCTAGAAAGGCTGAGATAGAAGATATCAAGTTGGAATTGGTAGAAAGAGGAGACATACAAAGGTATTGGGATAAGAAGCTAACTGAGGAGAAAAAACGCCTTTTAGATATGGAGGAACTTTATCTTGCTGCTGTCAGTAATTTGGGAGAGGAGAAAATGGTTCGAGAGAAGATTTTTTCCGAGTATTTAAAGGAGAAGGCATCTATAGACTGTCAGAGGCAATTGCTTCTCAGCCTCAAGGAAGAAGTTGATGGGATGACAGAAAAGCTTCTTTCTGAGAGATCTGTCTGTGAGACAGAGCAGAATGAGCTACACAATATGCGCGCTGATTTACAGAACCAGCTAGAGGGGATGCTTGATACAAAATCTGTGCTTGAAGCTGAGAAAGAAGCTCTCCGTATTCTTAG AACTTGGGTAGAAGACGAAGCAAGGAAAAGCCAAGCTCGTGCTAAGGTTCTTGAGGAGGTCGGACGTAGGTGGAAATGGGACGATCAACCTTGA
- the LOC103489245 gene encoding uncharacterized protein At1g26090, chloroplastic isoform X2, with translation MASSLLFSPSFFGNPIPISIRTRTPPCSTRIIILHASKQTADVSSQNPTRLLTFLGKGGSGKTTSAVFAAQHFALSGLRTCLVIQNQDPTPEYLLDCKIGNSPVECSHNLSAVRLETTQMLLEPLKRLKQADSRLNMTQGVLEGVVGEELAVLPGMDSIFSILQLERFVGFSGIMGRKDQKDKYDIVIYDGVCTEETIRMIGATSKIRLYLKYLRSIAEKTDLGRLATPSILRLVDEAMSISRPGSHLGGRTSTDIWETLEHVLEKGSSAFAEPRKFSCYIVMDPTSPASVQSALRYWGCTIQAGAQICGALAFTSSHFNAEASASLKEKFSPLSLAFIPQFSIGSSVDWNTVLGDASSKGPRDLLFSSKSLTSSLIPPVKFDPGNKSVTLLMPGFGKSEIKLYQYRGGSELLVEAGDQRRVISLPKEIQGKVGGAKFMDRSLVITMR, from the exons ATGGCTTCTTCTCTGCTCTTCTCTCCCTCTTTCTTCGGAAACCCAATTCCCATTTCAATACGTACAAGAACCCCTCCATGTAGCACAAGAATTATTATCCTTCACGCTTCAAAACAGACTGCGGATGTTTCTTCTCAAAACCCAACCCGTCTGCTCACTTTTCTTGGCAAAGGCGGCTCGGGAAAGACCACGTCCGCTGTATTCGCCGCTCAG CACTTTGCTTTGTCTGGACTGCGCACATGCTTGGTGATTCAGAATCAAGACCCTACTCCTGAGTATCTTCTCGATTGCAAAATTGGAAATTCTCCTGTTGAATGCAGTCACAACCTCTCAGCTGTTAGGTTGGAAACAACTCAA ATGCTACTTGAACCTCTCAAACGGCTAAAGCAAGCTGATTCTCGTCTTAATATGACACAAGGAGTTCTTGAAGGG GTTGTTGGAGAAGAGCTTGCGGTACTTCCAGGAATGGATTCTATCTTTTCGATACTTCAACTAGAGAGATTCGTTGGGTTCTCAGGTATTATGGGCCGAAAGGACCAGAAAGATAAATATGACATAGTAATATACGATGGTGTCTGCACCGAAGAAACAATAAGAATGATTGGAGCAACCAGTAAAATAAG GTTGTACTTAAAATATCTAAGGAGCATTGCTGAAAAAACCGATCTAGGGAGGTTGGCTACTCCTTCGATTCTGAGGCTTGTTGATGAAGCCATGAGTATAAGCAGGCCAGGCTCCCATCTGGGTGGTAGAACCAGTACTGATATATGGGAGACACTGGAACACGTGTTAGAG AAAGGGTCTTCTGCATTTGCAGAGCCAAGAAAATTTAGCTGCTATATAGTGATGGATCCAACTAGTCCTGCCTCTGTTCAGTCTGCATTACGGTACTGGGGTTGTACCATTCAAGCTGGTGCACAAATATGTGGTGCACTTGCTTTCACTTCTTCACACTTTAATGCAGAAGCCAGTGCTAGTTTGAAGGAGAAATTTTCGCCCTTATCTTTGGCCTTCATACCACAATTCTCAATTGGTTCCTCAGTAGATTGGAACACAGTTCTGGGTGATGCATCAAGTAAAGGCCCAAGGGACCTTCTTTTTTCGTCAAAAAGCCTCACCAGCAGTCTGATACCACCTGTAAAATTCGATCCTGGAAACAAATCAGTTACACTTCTCATGCCAGGCTTCGGGAAGTCAGAAATCAAGCTTTACCAG TATAGGGGAGGATCTGAGCTGTTGGTGGAAGCTGGGGATCAGAGACGTGTGATTTCATTGCCTAAAGAAATTCAAGGGAAGGTTGGTGGTGCCAAGTTCATGGACAGAAGTCTTGTGATCACAATGCGCTGA
- the LOC103489246 gene encoding uncharacterized protein LOC103489246 translates to MSSLAAARADNFYYPPEWTPKQGSLNKFHGQHALRERARKLDQGILIIRFEMPYNIWCGGCNSMIAKGVRFNAEKKQVGNYYSTKIWSFTMKAACCRQEIVIQTDPKNCEYVIISGAQRKTEEYDIEDAETFELPADEEKGKLADPFYRLEHQEKDMQKKKEAEPVLVRLQRLSDSRHADDYSQNKTLRAQLRSQKKRVAEEENVSRKMGLGIRLLPAAQEDSRAAACMKFPSKFEKNRRDKRALIHASSIFNGSSTSSIPDKKRLDLESKRRKICASAASNILTGNFKPSSWSRSAANSIRIEGTSVTARRL, encoded by the exons ATG TCTTCGCTTGCAGCTGCGAGAGCAGACAACTTTTACTATCCCCCAGAATGGACCCCAAAACAG GGGTCTCTGAACAAATTTCATGGTCAACATGCTTTGAGAGAGAGAGCAAGGAAATTAGATCAGGGCATCCTTATTATAAG GTTCGAGATGCCTTACAATATATGGTGTGGTGGCTGCAACTCAATGATAGCGAAGGGTGTTAGGTTCAATGCGGAGAAAAAACAAGTTGGAAACTACTATTCTACGAAG ATATGGAGCTTTACTATGAAAGCAGCATGCTGTCGACAAGAGATTGTTATACAGACCGATCCCAAAAATTGTGAGTATGTGATTATTAGTGGTGCACAACGGAAAACTGAGGAATATGACATAGAGGATGCAGAAACCTTTGAACTCCCTGCGGATGAAG AAAAGGGTAAGCTGGCAGATCCATTTTATCGACTTGAACACCAGGAAAAGGATAtgcagaaaaagaaagaagcgGAGCCGGTATTGGTTCGCCTTCAGCGACTCTCAGATTCTAGGCACGCTGATGACTATAGTCAGAACAAAACACTTCGAGCTCAGCTCAGA AGTCAAAAAAAGAGAGTTGCTGAAGAAGAAAATGTTTCTCGGAAGATGGGCCTCGGTATACGATTGCTTCCAGCAGCTCAAGAAGACTCTAGAGCTGCAGCATGCATGAAGTTCCCTTCAAAGTTTGAGAAGAACCGTAGGGATAAACGAGCATTGATTCATGCTTCCTCAATATTTAATGGATCATCCACTTCTTCCATTCCTGATAAGAAACGATTGGACCTGGAATCCAAGAGAAGGAAGATCTGTGCATCTGCGGCTTCAAACATACTGACAGGCAACTTCAAGCCATCATCTTGGTCTCGAAGTGCAGCTAATTCAATCAGAATTGAAGGAACATCTGTCACTGCCAGACGATTGTAA
- the LOC103489243 gene encoding protein CHUP1, chloroplastic yields the protein MVLRLGLVVAASIAAYAVRQLNVKNSKSVASVDKCTENGEEKEEVKHSNNDFKDGYGEEEEEEEVKLISSVFDQVPVYITEDEDILPEFENLLSGEIEFPLPEIDDSKAEKDRVYETEMANNESELERLRSLVKELEEREVKLEGELLEYYGLKEQESDITELQRQLKIKAVEIDMLNITISSLQAERKKLQEETAQHAAVKKDLEFARNKIKELQRQIQLDANQTKGHLLLLKQQVSGLQAKEQETVKKDAELEKKLKAVKELEVEVMELKRKNKELQIEKRELTIKLDAAENKISTLSNMTESELVAETREQVNNLRHANEDLIKQVEGLQMNRFSEVEELVYLRWVNACLRYELRNYQAPTGKISARDLSKNLSPKSQEKAKKLMLEYAGSERGQGDTDLESNYSQPSSPGSEDFDNASIDSSFSRYSSLSKKPSLIQKLKKWGGRSKDDSSALSSPARSFSGGSPRMSMSQKPRGPLESLMLRNASDSVAITTFGTMEQEPLDSPGTPNLPSIRTQTPNDSLNSVASSFGLMSKSVEGVLDEKYPAYKDRHKLALAREKQLKERADQARAEKFGNISSSNLNSEFKGKTERDRPVMLPPKLTQIKEKPVVPNVTADASGENKTTESPAISRMKLAEIEKRPPRTPKPPPRPSGGASVSTNPNPQGGVPAAPPLPPPPPGAPPPPPTGGPPRPPPPPGSLSKGAGGDKVHRAPELVEFYQTLMKREAKKDTPLLSSTSSNVSDARSNMIGEIENRSSFLIAVKADVETQGDFVMSLAAEVRAATFSNIEDVVAFVNWLDEELSFLVDERAVLKHFDWPEGKADALREASFEYQDLMKLEKRVTTFVDDPKLSCEAALKKMYSLLEKVEQSVYALLRTRDMAISRYREFGIPVDWLSDTGVVGKIKLSSVQLARKYMKRVASELDAMSEPEKEPNREFLVLQGVRFAFRVHQFAGGFDAESMKAFEELRSRVHTTQIGDDNKQEA from the exons ATGGTACTCAGGCTAGGGCTTGTTGTTGCTGCTTCAATTGCAGCCTATGCAGTAAGGCAGCTCAAtgttaaaaattcaaaatccgTCGCCTCCGTCGACAAGTGCACCG AAAATGGTGAAGAGAAGGAGGAGGTTAAACATTCAAACAATGACTTCAAAGATGGTTAT GGggaagaagaggaggaagaagaagtcAAGTTAATTAGTAGCGTATTTGATCAAGTTCCTGTTTATATAACTGAAGATGAAGACATTTTACCTGAATTTGAAAACCTTCTATCCGGAGAGATTGAATTTCCATTACCTGAAATTGATGATAGTAAAGCTGAGAAGGATAGAGTATATGAAACTGAGATGGCAAATAATGAAAGTGAACTGGAGCGATTGCGCAGCTTAGTAAAGGAATTGGAGGAGAGGGAAGTAAAGCTTGAAGGTGAATTGCTTGAATACTATGGATTGAAAGAACAGGAATCTGACATTACAGAGTTACAGAGGCAGCTCAAGATTAAGGCAGTAGAGATTGATATGCTTAATATTACCATTAGCTCTTTGCAGGCTGAAAGGAAGAAGCTTCAAGAAGAGACTGCACAGCATGCTGCAGTGAAGAAGGATTTGGAATTTGCAAGAAATAAGATCAAAGAGCTGCAGCGGCAGATTCAGCTTGATGCTAACCAAACAAAAGGCCACCTATTACTACTCAAGCAACAAGTTTCTGGTTTACAGGCAAAGGAGCAAGAAACTGTAAAGAAAGATGCTGAACTAGAAAAGAAGTTAAAAGCTGTGAAGGAATTGGAGGTTGAAGTTATGGAACTCAAGCGGAAGAACAAAGAGCTTCAAATTGAAAAGCGGGAGTTGACTATTAAACTGGATGCTGCTGAAAATAAAATCTCGACTCTGTCCAACATGACAGAA AGTGAGTTGGTAGCCGAGACCAGAGAGCAAGTCAATAATTTAAGACATGCAAATGAGGACTTAATAAAGCAAGTTGAAGGACTTCAGATGAATAGGTTCAGTGAAGTTGAAGAATTAGTATACCTTCGATGGGTCAATGCATGCTTAAGATATGAACTTCGCAATTACCAGGCTCCTACAGGAAAAATATCAGCTCGTGATCTCAGCAAGAACTTGAGCCCAAAATCGCAGGAGAAAGCTAAGAAACTCATGTTGGAGTACGCAGGATCGGAACGTGGACAAGGGGACACAGATCTTGAAAGCAACTACTCTCAACCGTCTTCTCCTGGAAGTGAGGATTTTGACAATGCTTCAATTGATAGTTCCTTTAGTAGATATAGTAGTCTCAGTAAGAAACCTAGCTTGATCCAGAAGTTGAAGAAATGGGGTGGTAGAAGCAAAGATGATTCTAGTGCTCTTTCATCACCTGCCAGATCCTTCTCTGGGGGTTCTCCTAGGATGAGCATGAGTCAAAAGCCGAGGGGTCCATTAGAATCGTTGATGCTTAGAAATGCAAGTGATAGTGTTGCGATCACCACCTTTGGTACGATGGAACAGGAACCTCTTGACTCTCCAGGCACTCCAAATCTCCCAAGTATCAGAACTCAAACTCCTAATGACTCCTTGAATTCAGTAGCATCATCATTCGGACTAATGTCTAAATCCGTTGAAGGAGTATTAGATGAGAAATATCCAGCGTACAAAGATCGACATAAGTTGGCATTGGCAAGAGAGAAGCAACTTAAGGAAAGGGCGGACCAGGCGAGAGCAGAGAAGTTTGGCAATATTTCAAGTTCAAACTTGAACTCTGAATTTAAAGGTAAAACTGAGAGAGATAGACCTGTAATGTTGCCTCCAAAACTTACTCAAATAAAGGAAAAACCAGTTGTACCTAATGTTACTGCTGATGCATCTGGTGAAAATAAAACGACGGAGTCTCCAGCGATCAGCAGGATGAAGCTAGCAGAGATTGAGAAGCGACCTCCAAGGACACCTAAGCCACCGCCAAGACCATCAGGAGGTGCTTCTGTAAGCACAAATCCCAATCCTCAGGGCGGTGTACCAGCTGCTCCACCTCTACCACCTCCACCTCCTGGTGCTCCACCACCTCCTCCAACTGGTGGACCACCTCGTCCGCCTCCTCCTCCAGGAAGCTTGTCTAAAGGTGCAGGTGGTGATAAGGTTCATAGAGCTCCTGAGTTAGTTGAGTTCTATCAGACATTGATGAAACGAGAAGCAAAGAAGGATACTCCTTTACTTTCTTCTACGTCATCTAATGTATCTGATGCTAGAAGTAACATGATTGGGGAGATTGAGAATAGGTCATCATTCCTCATAGCG GTAAAAGCAGATGTGGAAACCCAAGGTGATTTTGTCATGTCATTGGCAGCTGAAGTTCGAGCGGCTACGTTCTCTAATATAGAGGATGTTGTGGCCTTTGTAAATTGGTTAGATGAAGAGCTATCATTCTTG GTTGATGAAAGGGCAGTCCTGAAGCATTTTGATTGGCCAGAAGGAAAAGCAGATGCATTGAGAGAGGCATCTTTTGAATACCAAGACCTTATGAAGTTGGAGAAGCGGGTCACGACGTTTGTTGATGACCCTAAACTCTCATGTGAAGCAGCTTTAAAGAAAATGTACTCCTTGCTGGAGAA GGTTGAGCAGAGTGTCTATGCACTCCTGCGCACAAGAGACATGGCTATCTCACGATATAGAGAGTTCGGAATTCCAGTTGATTGGTTGTCTGATACAGGAGTTGTTGGAAAG ATTAAGCTTTCATCTGTACAATTAGCAAGGAAATACATGAAGCGAGTAGCATCAGAACTTGATGCAATGAGTGAACCAGAGAAGGAGCCAAACAGAGAATTTTTGGTCTTGCAAGGGGTCCGATTTGCTTTCCGTGTTCATCAG TTCGCGGGAGGCTTCGATGCAGAGAGCATGAAAGCTTTCGAAGAGTTGAGGAGCCGAGTTCATACAACGCAGATAGGAGATGATAATAAGCAAGAAGCCTGA